One region of Wyeomyia smithii strain HCP4-BCI-WySm-NY-G18 chromosome 3, ASM2978416v1, whole genome shotgun sequence genomic DNA includes:
- the LOC129731832 gene encoding trypsin-1-like — protein MAFQLTVALLVIASLAFVSSRSTAKIVGGEEAQKHEFPYQISLQWNYNDSINEVMHFCGGSLLNENFVLTAAHCRTSYSENGFIEVVAAAHDVSVAEGFEQRRLVELFTIHEKFNGGEGVGPNDVAVISVDKPFELNGKVKTVQLPIQSEQFEGDVVLSGWGSLSTGFFPEYPDKLRKAVFPLVSYGTCLEMWEFDYALKSSNICTGPADGSKSACSADSGGPLVKLLGDKVVQVGIVSWGPIICGTPNKPGVFAGVSCYVDWIEKQLRK, from the exons ATGGCTTTCCAACTAACAGTGGCACTTCTAGTCATAGCCAGTTTGGCGTTTGTTTCTTCCAGATCTA CTGCAAAGATCGTCGGAGGAGAGGAAGCCCAGAAGCACGAATTCCCCTACCAAATTTCACTGCAATGGAACTACAACGATAGCATAAATGAAGTGATGCACTTCTGTGGAGGATCTTTGCTGAACGAAAATTTCGTCCTGACTGCTGCCCACTGTCGCACTTCGTATTCGGAGAACGGATTCATCGAAGTGGTTGCCGCTGCACATGACGTTTCCGTTGCGGAAGGATTCGAACAGCGTCGCTTGGTAGAGTTGTTTACCATCCACGAGAAATTTAATGGAGGAGAGGGAGTCGGTCCGAATGATGTTGCAGTTATCAGCGTTGACAAACCATTCGAGTTGAATGGTAAAGTAAAAACTGTACAGCTTCCGATACAGTCGGAACAGTTTGAAGGTGACGTTGTGCTCAGTGGATGGGGATCCTTATCAACTGGCTTCTTCCCGGAGTATCCTGATAAACTACGa aAAGCTGTTTTTCCGTTAGTAAGCTATGGTACCTGTCTTGAAATGTGGGAATTCGACTATGCACTAAAAAGTAGTAACATCTGCACTGGACCTGCGGACGGTTCGAAAAGTGCTTGCTCTGCTGATTCCGGTGGTCCCCTGGTCAAATTGCTTGGTGATAAAGTGGTTCAGGTCGGTATCGTTTCATGGGGTCCCATTATATGTGGAACCCCAAACAAACCGGGAGTATTTGCGGGAGTTTCTTGCTATGTCGATTGGATTGAGAAGCAGCTTCGTAAATGA
- the LOC129731833 gene encoding trypsin-1-like, with amino-acid sequence MAFQLKVALLVAACLAFAYSRSVSKIVGGEEAERHEFPYQISLQWNFNDSTKAPMHFCGGSLLNENFVLTAAHCRTSYSDNGFIEVVAAEHDVSVAEGSEQRRLVKLFTIHEQYGGGVGPNDIAVIRVDKPFELNDKVKTVQLPKQLEQFEGDVMLSGWGSMSTTPVPDYPDKLRKAVLPLVDYDTCRMHWEYDSALESSNVCAGPSDGSKSACSADSGGPLVKQLGEHQVVQVGVVSWGAVPCGTPRKPTVFAGVSSYVDWINEKLLQ; translated from the exons ATGGCCTTCCAACTAAAAGTGGCACTCCTAGTCGCAGCCTGTTTGGCTTTTGCTTATTCCCGATCTG TTTCAAAGATCGTCGGAGGAGAAGAGGCTGAAAGGCACGAATTCCCCTACCAAATCTCGTTACAATGGAACTTCAACGATAGCACAAAGGCACCAATGCACTTTTGTGGAGGATCGTTGCTGAACGAGAATTTCGTCCTGACTGCTGCCCACTGTCGCACTTCGTATTCGGATAACGGATTCATCGAAGTGGTTGCCGCTGAACATGACGTTTCCGTTGCTGAAGGGTCCGAACAACGTCGCCTGGTGAAGTTGTTTACCATCCACGAACAGTATGGTGGAGGAGTTGGTCCAAATGATATTGCAGTTATTCGCGTAGACAAACCATTTGAGCTGAACGATAAAGTGAAAACCGTACAACTTCCGAAACAGTTGGAACAGTTTGAAGGTGATGTTATGCTCAGTGGATGGGGATCCATGTCGACAACTCCCGTCCCAGACTATCCTGATAAACTACGA AAAGCTGTCCTTCCCCTGGTAGACTATGACACCTGTCGTATGCATTGGGAATACGACAGCGCGCTAGAAAGCAGCAACGTCTGCGCTGGCCCTTCGGATGGTTCTAAGAGTGCTTGCTCTGCTGATTCCGGTGGTCCGTTGGTCAAACAGTTGGGCGAACACCAAGTGGTTCAAGTCGGTGTCGTCTCATGGGGTGCcgttccctgtggaactccacgCAAACCAACTGTGTTTGCCGGCGTTTCATCTTACGTCGATTGGATCAACGAGAAGCTGCTTCAGTGA